The genomic region GGTGGTGGTGGCTGTCAAGGCTCGACCGTGGTCGACCGCGAAGCGGCCTCGGCCTTGACAGCCACCACCACCCCGATCACCACAATTTGCGGCGAGGAAGGGTGGGGTCCACGCACGGGCACCGGGTAGCCGGCGAGTCATCGCGTCACGGTCGTTTGGTGAGGATCGCGATGGCGGCTTGGATGACGACGCCGAGGACGGCGCTGATGACGCGTCCGGTATCTCCCATGGTGAGCTTGGATTCCGGGTTGCGGGCGTGGATGCGATCAGCGAGAACGCAGACGCTCACGACGATGGCCACAACTCCGAGGATGGCAGCGATGCACACGGCCAGGTCAGTTCCGCTCATGGTTGGTGCTCTTTCTCTGGTTGGTCGGGAAAGCGGCTCCCGGAGCGGGGTGGTTGAGCTCCGCTCTCTTCTTCTGGGCGGAAGTGCGCTGTTTTCCACTGCACTGGCCGGACCTTTCTCGTCGAGTGAAGTACCGGGGCGAGAGCTGTTTTCCGTCGCGCGGTGCGGCAGGTAGTTCTCTGGCACTCATCGGGAGGTATATGCCGGCGGGGTGCAGGTGCAGCGGCGGGTCGCGAGGATGCTGGGTGCGGTATTCACGACCTCTAATGCCTTGTTTCGACCCGATTTGCCGACAAGCCAGGTGGTCACGGTTCGGTAACGGTCTGAAAAATGCCGTCTTACGTCGGAAGACGTAAAGACGTAATAGCGTGTTGACGTATGTGCGTCATTGCGCTGTGACGTAAGGTTTGGGAATGCCTACGGTTTCTTTGGTCCATACCAAGGGCGGCGTCGCGAAGACGACGTCGGCGGTATATCTCGCGACCGCTGCCCAGCGCCGCGGTCGCGATGTCGTACTTATTGATGCCGACCCGCAGGGCTCGGCGCTGGAATGGGCGGCGGCCGCCCAGGATGACCCGCTGCCGTTTCCGGTGGTGCCGGCACGCCGCCCCCTGGACGTCAGTGGCCACCAGGAGTTGACGATCGTGGACACTCCCCCGGGTACGGCGCAGGTTATTCAGGAAGCGATCGAGCTGGCCGATTTGGTCGTGGTACCCACAGGGGCCTCACCGCTGGATGTCCGCCGGGTATGGCCAACTTTGGAGATCACCGCGCACCGCCCCACGGCGGTGCTACTGACCGGCGTCGATCTGCGGACCCGACTAGCTGACGAAGTGAAGACCCTCCTGGAGGAGGAGGGCGTGCCGGTGATCGAAACGCGGATTGTTCGCCGAGAGGGCATCCGCCGGGCGTTCGGGTCTACACCAAACCACCTGTACGGCTATGACGACGTGTTCGACGAGCTGATGGGGGCATTGGTTCATGTCTGACTTGACTTCGAAAATGGCCGCGCGGGTGAAGACAGAGCCCGCCAAGCGGGCGGCCGAAGCGTTCCGGTCGCCGGCAGATGACATGCAGCGGGCCACGGTCTACCTGCCTCGTTCCACTGTTCGCGGCCTCAAGCAAGCCGCCCTCGACGGCGACACCAGCATGAGCAAGATTCTCACTGAATTAGCTGATCGGTGGCTTGCCGACAACGTAAAGACGTAATGACGTCTTTACGTTGTTACGTCTTAACGGCATGTCGGAAGCATCAGAGTGCTTCATTGGCGTTCCACTATTGTGGATAGTGCTTTACAGGTGTTCCACTATTGTGTATGGTCGTCAGCAGATGCGGTCGGCTCGTCCGGCTGTTCGTGAAGAAGCCTCCCTCTCCGAGGGGGGCTTCCTTGTTTGTCTGGCACAGTAACCAGTTGTGTCGGTGAATCCTGCGGAGATCTTCAAGAGCCTGCACCCCTCACGGCTGGCGCATTATCGGTCGCTTTCTGGCGGTCAAGACGCTGATGCTTTGGCGCTATATGAGTGGAACATTGAGGTCGCCGCAGCTCTGCAGGACCCGTTGGGAATCGCCGAGGTAGCAGTGCGGCATGCCATCGACGTGCAGCTGTGCACGTGGTCGCAGCAGCATGTGGGTTCGCCTGAATGGATCAATCATGTTGCCGGGATTCCGTACCTGTCGGGACCGAACGTGTTCAGCACGACTCGCCATAACCTCTACAAGGCGGCTGACCAGTCCCGCCGGGCTCGGCCGGCCAACCATCCCCGTCACGGCGGTGCGATCACTCACGACGATCTGGTTGCGCACGTTATGTTCGGTACCTGGGCGAACCTACTGCCGGAGAAGTTCAACGCGGCGTGGTTGGACCCTAATGGCCACCCCGTGCAAAACCAGGTGAACCTCCAAGCTCGGCGAGACCTGTGGCGTAACTGTCTGCAGGGGGGATTTCCGCACGTACAGCGCGACCCGCGCGGGTACGGCACCGGCAATAAGGTTCGCGATTTGCGGAAACTGAGAAACCGGGTGTCACACATGGACTCGCTGCTCTACGTCGATGTCCGTCATCAGCACGACCGGGTTCTACTACCGCTGTTGAACTCAATTAGCCACAACCTGCGAGATTGGGTCGCGGGACGAAGCAAGGTACACACAGTGTTGGCGCAGCGGCCGGCCGCCGGTGCACCATGACGTATAGGCGGCTTTACGTCATAACGTAATTACGTTTATACGTTTGGACTGGCCAGGGCGCCCGCCGAGCTGACGTTCCGAGCTAGCACGTGTTCGCAAAACGTAATGACGTATATACGTCATTACGTTTTTAAACCCTGCCGCTCATTCGTGAGCCAGTCGAACACGGATAGGACGCAGGAGACGCCG from Mycolicibacterium cosmeticum harbors:
- a CDS encoding ParA family protein — translated: MPTVSLVHTKGGVAKTTSAVYLATAAQRRGRDVVLIDADPQGSALEWAAAAQDDPLPFPVVPARRPLDVSGHQELTIVDTPPGTAQVIQEAIELADLVVVPTGASPLDVRRVWPTLEITAHRPTAVLLTGVDLRTRLADEVKTLLEEEGVPVIETRIVRREGIRRAFGSTPNHLYGYDDVFDELMGALVHV